The segment tATTTAATTGTTGTCTCAACATCTTTTTTCCTTATCATCCAAGTAGTGCCACAACAGATTGCTATGAGTATGGTGATATTCATTGACTCTTTGTTTTTGATTTCTCAGGCTATCTTTTGGCTGGATAACTAAGTTAATCCAGTTTGAGATGCattaaaagtttattatttCAAGGAATTTGATGGGCCAAGTATTTCTTCTGCTCCACAGAAGATGCATTCCATTTCTcttatatgttttcttttttgtagcaCTGAGCTTGTTGGAATGCGATCTGTGTGTGTTTAAAAGAATGCGTTTCCTAACACAAAACTCAGGgccattataaatatataatgctTGTCACCAAGTCCATGAAACTATTATGGAGAATTATCATTGTGCCCCTTCTATCTACAACAATATCCATAACATTAGCTATATGTTTCAATTAAAAGACTATAAAAAAGTCCTAAGCCTAAATAGTAATTGCGAAGACAAGATCATTGAGCTCATTGGCCAATGTCATAACCTGAATAAAGAGGCTTTAATCTGGTAGCTAGTCAGGACTCGTAAAACATAAAATGAGCTAGTTAAAACAATACTAGACTCCTTCAATTGGCAAACAATTGAGCAAAGCAAAGCTGGAGTGGTATAGTGGGGCTCTTGAGGCCCGGAGCCCAATGCATCCAAGGGATTCTTGCTGCCTAAGCCCAACAGGCCACTGCAGAAATCCTTGGGCTAGAACATGGCCCAAAATATGTTGGGTCCGAAACCACATTTATGTGTGTACTTACTCCGACTTACCTTGCCGATCAAAAAAACTTATTTGCACTGATCCTTCGACCCCCTTTCTAGCCAACACATGAACCTTATTCTCTGGgccttttgcttttgtttcttttcactTTTGTATTGGAAGTAAAATTCTAGTTCCATGATTTGAAGGTAATATTTAAGCCATATAGAGAAAAATCGTAGATATAcaatattagttttttattgACCCAGTTTTATTGTATACAAAAAAGTTACGTTAAAAGTTTATATTGTAAATGAAAATACTGAAGAAATTATTCACTAACTTAAGGTGCAATTCTcaaatatgaatatgaatattTTCATTGTTAGATTTACAACTAATATTAAGTAGATTAAAGTGCAattcataataattatttacttatttttctttatctaataTGTTATGTCATATTTTTAAAGCTTTAAATAATTAGTTATCTTTTGCAGGTAATCCAAATTTCTATATTTTACATGCACGTGTAGCTGGCAAAATTGATAACATTAGATGCTCCACAtctagtttttgtttattttttgggttctttTGTGGTGATGATAAGATTAATGAACAACTTTGAATTGTATAATCTTAAGTATTTATGTATTATTTGACTTGGATTGCCAAGAGTTTTGCAGTTCAACTAGCACATCCTAATGTTATTAATGGAGGCATCCAGGGTTAAATCCCTCCACCCCAACtatcattttataacaaaaaaaaaaaagtgaggttttgtaaatttaagatttttttgttgctgataatttgatagttacaatgaggGCTACTTGCTAAGTACGAAATTGAGTAAGTACCATTTAGTTTGCCTTTTTCATTTCCCTCTACATCACATGTACAATTTATTTGATGTGGCAATGAATATGATTGATGGACTTAAATCACATtgtaaatgaatatttgaattgtttctTTGTGATTGGTAACACATCAATTCATAAACTTAATGTAATAAAACTTGTAGTACTATAAGCACTACTCCTAAGTTATATTGGAAAGCACTAAGGTAGTCTTAGGGCTGGAAACTTCATTCGTGTTAAGAATGGAATTAAgctaaaatataagaaatttttCTAAAGAAATATTCTTAAACAAATCTTAATTTATACCATTTCATATAAGGGCTCAGTTTTGACTACTCTTAAAAATTCTCCAAAATATAAGGAATAAAgccttatttaaaaaattgtgaaaattaaaaaaatttaataaacataaaaatttaaatcttaTATTTGTTTCCTACCTcaacaagaaattaaaagatattttttataagCATCACCTTGCTCATACTTGATATAAAAGAAACTGTCCCTACAATGACCAcaatattaataatttcaatCCACAAGTACAAGATAATTGCAACCTATATTATCATTTAAGTATTTAGTCTAATTTTGGGATGACCTCTAACTCTTGGTTTACATGCCTTGCATGTATACTTGCATTGACTCTTGTCGGTAGAGGCCAGGGGATTAGGAGGCATGGTTAATTAATCGCCTTTTCCCTCCAACATTTGAACCATAATTTTCATGGAAGGGTGACCTATCAGGTGCCACTAGATACACCAAAGTCCCACAAttcctaatttttttacaattttagcATCTTCATTATCCTCAACATAGATTTGTAGGTTTTCCTTTTGCTCTAATAGATTGTAGATGCATTCTGGGAAATATATTTGGCTAGTGGTCTCTTCGTTTGCATCAACATTTTTCCTCCCTCCAACCATTTCAAGCAACAATATTCCAAAACTATAAATATCTGATTTGTAAGACACTTTCCCAAATTTCCTAGAGAACACTTTGGGCGCAATGTAACAGATGGTCCCCCTAGTTGTAGTCATGGACACTACACTTTGACCTTTTGCACACAACTTGGCTAgaccaaaatcaaaaatttttggattgaaatttCTGATTTCCTCATTGGCAAGGTCAAGTCCTATAATGCTAGAAGACGCCTTGAAATCCCAGAATTCAATCCCACAAGTGCTCCACTGCCCAAAATTATTGTTCTTGGTGAGAGCTGGAGCTTGCCCAAGCCCATGACAACACTTACCCAATATGCTTGTCCGAGTACTAGCCTAAGGCGACTCTAAAGACCATACCTAAATGCCAGCGTTGCTTTCACGCTGAATGCATTGATGAATGGCTTAGCTTGAATGCTACATGCCCCATTTGTCGGAATTCTCCCCAACAATTACCACTGGTGGATATTTTATGATGCTTTGGGATTTactatttttccctttcaattCTAGATTgtgtacaaattttttttacaaattgaattttacttttcttctcTTGTTTGAGCCATTGTTTCTTGAATGATCACGTCATTTGATTTGAGAGTAAACTGAATTTAATAGTTACCTGCACCAATGATGACTAAGAGGAGATTAAATGTAAAGCAAAGATGactaagggtctatttggatatcgcttattttgctaaaaactgaaaacactatagcaaaataatttttaaatgtgtgaatagtgctataggacccatttttaatgaaaaaattgctaaaaaaaatgatttgtaagtcctgtgaacagtgcacggaacCCACTGGAAAACACTGTccactgcttattttgctggtCAAAGAGGTAGTGGGTCCTGTGCACAGTGCACGAGACCCACGACAGACAACATCCCAGCacttctcaattaaaaaaaaaaaaaaaaaaagaatgaaaacgcaaacgcaaccatgaaatgtgttttttcaattttataaggTCTATTTCTTCTCATTATTAATTGTTGTCTCAACATCATTTTCCTTATCATCCAATTAGTGCCACAACATACTGTTATGAATACGTTGATATTCATCGCCTCTTTGTTTTGGATTTCTCAGGCTATCTTTTGGTTGGATAACCAATTTAATCCAGTTTGAGATGCattaaaagtttattattttgAGGAATTTGACGGGTCAATTGTTTCCTCTGCTTCACATAAGATACATTctatttctcttatattttttctatgGATTGTGTTAATGGGCACTACAAGGTGtctattaacaatttttttgaaatttttctgacaaatttttgtcttttatattattttatctcatttttttagctttataaTTACTGCTTGGtgtcttttttttactttctctgacaatttttttttgtcttttttgtaccttaagttaaaattttcccttttttatagCACTGAGCTTGTTGGAATTTGAATATGTATCTGATGTGTGTGTCCAAGTCCATGAAACCATTATGCAGAATTATCATTGTGCCCCTTCTACCTACAACAATATCCATAACATAAGCtatatttatcaaataaaagaCTACAAAAAAGTCATAAACCTAAATAGTGATTGCTAAGACAAGATCATAGAGCTCATTGCCTAATGCCATAACTTGGATAAAGAGGCTTTAATCTGGTAGCTAAGCTAGTAAAAACAATAGTAGATTCTTTCGATTGGCAAACAATTGAACAAAGTGTGCGTGTGTTCTTTATAAGTCTTGCTTATTCCCACaagagttaggcccttttgtgTGGATAAGTATTGTAAGTCTTCTATCGAACAAAAAACAATTGAACAAAGCAATAAAGTGGGGCCCTTGAGGCCAGAGCCCAAGCATCCAAGGGATTCTTGGTGCCCGAGCCCAACGGACCACAGGAGAAATACTTGGGCTATAACCTGGCCCAAAAAATGTTTGGTCCGAAACCACAATTATGCCTTTACTTCTTCTACTTTACGTTGCTGATCAAAATACTTATTTGCACTAATCAGTGACCAAGTACCCTTCCTTTGACCCCCATTTTAACACAtgaacattttatttatttatttatctctgagtctttttcttttgtttcttttcactTTAGAATTGGATGTAAAATTCTTATTTAGtatcaatattattttttgatttgcACTCGAAGTTAGTTCCAAGGATTTGAAGGTAATAATTAAGTTATATGGAGAATAGTCatagttataaaattttagttcttTATTGACTCATTTTCATTGTATACTaaagttatattaaaattttatgttgtaAATGAAAATGGTGAAGAAATTATTCCCTAACTTAAGGTGCAATTCTCAAGTatgaatatttttgttgttagatCTACAACTAATCTTAAGGTACTTCCggaatattcaataattttctgtAGGTTTAATGAATTTTCCTATCATACATGAATACGATTTTTACTTTGCTTCATGTGAACATATATATCTAAACTCTTCTTCTCATGCGTGCATTAGTgcatctcatctctctcaacCTTTGGTTCTTGCCAACACGTATTTCATGCAGACATAAATAAATATGCCATATCACTATAGGAAAATAGGCCTTTTGTAACGCCTAAAATCGCAGCAAAatgtccaaaaaaaaggaaaggaaaatgttaaaattacaAATCTTTTTACAAACTGTACAGATGTGGTGATCAAGtagttattggtaaataaaaaaattattttaatagtgaGTCCATATCTCAAATAAGAATCAGTAATAATTTActcattaataatttttaaaataatgtaaaaaaaatttatgtttatagcgttactattattaaaaaaaaagaagaagaacaaaacatTGCAAGAATTGCGTTATGGTTCATATGTATTACGTATACACAGGTTTTGTTTTCGTGACCGCTATAATGAATTTATCATTGaaacaaagatgtcaagatcaAAGAATGGGTGAGATGATTTGAGAATGCATTACCATCAGAGTGTTAAAATCAGAATTTGTGTAATTGAGCCTTTTCTGCCCTTCAATTCTTCTGGcacacttataatttgttgcaaaattagaatacaGAGCCAAGGATGTGAAGGCGGCTTGATGCATCCGaacttttcctctttctttttttactaaaaaaaaaaaaaaattcagtagaTGGTACAACCTCAGTTCAAATTAAAGATGTCAAAGTTTTTATTAAGCTTAAATGCGTATAGCTCTATTATAATCACTAGCTGTAATCACATGTATATACATgaaagtttttaaataataattaggtgcatattaaaattcttacccaAGTTGAACACTATTGATgatcatttgtttatttttgtcgACTCTTAAAAAAACCTAAGGATAATATTCGATAGAGTATGTAAGTTGTTCATTTttgcttgttttatttttagaaaaaaaaatattatgttggTATGTTACCTTACTAAATTTGTGTTATTGTGCTACAgtaaatttatttcatattttcatttttcaaataagaTATGAACAACTATTTTTTCGAAcactataaaattttcaattgaaatttatatttgaaatgataatatatttttgtaagaaaatttGGGTGTGTGTGTAATATACACAACTGTACACACATGATATTTGCATTGAAATCATCACAATTTCAATGTAAATTTTGCTCAAGTGTTCGGTTGTATGCAAGAGTGCATGTAAcaataaataccaaaattttgATTAGTTTTACATTCAAAGTTTTGCGTagaagtaaaataaattttgattgaatttgtttttattatatattttcacGTTGAGATTCATGAATCTACATGTAAAAGAACTTAACACGAAATTAGAAtgttttattgaattttgtcTCAACTTTcaatttaatataatatgtatGATTTGTTTATGGTGggcaatttattttattttgaccctcAATATGAGCATATATTTCAAGGGGAATAAGGATTGAGATAAAAAattgagcaaagaaaaatgaaaacgAAAATAGAGCCATTGTTGGAATATTTACATGTAAGTGATTGGTTAGTTATTAAGTAATGAattggaaaataataataaaagtatgtgattttttttttttttttttaggttaaaataaaagtacgtgattaatataacataattgtgCCTAAGCCCATTGACTTAAAATTATATGTCATATTAActcttaaattaaaattttgccaAGATGTTATCTTCCCAACCGCAGTACCATCTAGGCATCTAGCTAGCTAACTTGGACAATTGGTCTTcttgcatattttttattatagaataCAATAATTATATGGTGAATAGGCATTTAATAGGGTTATGATTTTACATgatattttctattcttttatttggagaaaaaaatgtGAGTATTTTGAGGATGCAAAAGTCCttacttacaagttacaatcaaatttttatgaaatttaatCTTTACAATTTGAATGACTAAACCAAACATGACATTTTGCGCTGAAACATGAATCATCATGTTTTGTTTTCCTCAGGTCACTGTCCACTGAGTCTTAGCTCACCTTCaaaccaatttttaaaatttttctagcAATCGCCATCAAATTAAATAAGCTAAAATTGGGATGTAAATCACATTCAATACTATTTACATGTGTTACACTGAAGTAATGATTTTGTGCATAAACCAGCATTGATCATTAAGTCTCATAAACCTTTCCAATTGTAAAAGTTTCCAATACTTTCGATATACAATAGTAAATATTAAAGTAAAACCAGCAAGGATGCAAATGGCACCCCTATGGAACATCAATACCCAGTCACAGCCGGTACATTTATTATCTATCATCTCAATTATTCAGAACACATAACATTACCGGCAAggataggaaaagaaaaaataaatgatagaaAATCACCTGATTTAGAATGTAActcataaattataaaataagcaATCAATCCcttaatatttattcaaatttacaaatagtctttaatttaataatataaaaagaagaagtgaagGACACATTATCTACTACGACACAACAAAAGACATAAAAGGAGATAACAGCAAGTAGTGTTTCCCATGACATGCACATTGTATAGTAATTATCTATACTAGCGGAATATTGGCTTCACAAAGAACTTCATGGTTCCATTCACGCAATGAAAGCCATTGCGCTCACCGCAGGCAAAGTAGTAACGCTGCCGTGgccttttcagctcaaaatcgaAGCCCTCCCCGCCGCCTTGTGTCACATTTCCCACCATCGTGGCCTTTCTCAAGTTACATTTGGTGAAGCTCCGGAAGTTTGGTAGCAAGTAAACACTGTGAGGAAATGTGTTTGGAGATGGTGGATCATATTTGAAAACTGCAATCAACAACATATAAAGAGTTATTTTAATTTCATGCATATTTGaattcagtaaaaaaaataactgcACACATTTTTCATGTTCCTTAAGGAtctaaattgataatttatgcTTAAATAGAGTAGAGACAAAGTTCAAACTAAGAACTGACTATTTTGAACTTAAATACGTAACAAGTAGCAATTCAAAGTAAGCTCACCTAGAGTGTCATTTAGGTAGAAAGGGCCATGTTTGATGGCCCAATTGGTGTAGTTAAAGCCAAAGTTCCAATGGTAGGAGTCACCCACGATGATCCTGTTGGAGGTTCGTGTATTATTGGGGTGATGAGGGTGATGGAAAGGCTGATTCCCAAATTTGCAACCCCTATTGGCCTTGCTAACTGCCATTGTGGAAGCAATTAGCAGCAATAGCATGAGTCCTTGTGCAACTGTGAAACCCATAGTATGATTTGCAGCTTAGGAGAGAGACTAGAGAGTGAAATTAGAAGGTGAGACACAAGTAAAGAGATGAAGTCAGATGTTAGCTAGCGATGATAGCATTACTTAAATGGGTATTTatgttgagagagagaattaaaagGTGAGACACAAGTAAAGAGATGGTGAAGTCAGATGTTAGCTAGCGATGATAGCATTACTTAAATGGGtatttatgtgagagagagaaagagagagagagataattgCAAACTGGAAATTGAGTAGGTAAGACTTAAAGACAGAAAATACAACGTAAAAGCTCCATTaatatgttttgttttcaattcttcacttgtaattttttttttcaattcttcaCTTGTAATTAGTCaatgctttattttatttttaagatagagtttcaacctatgacattcACTTCTGgtgataattatttattattatatcaagacaccaatcgattttttgtgtaggcggggatttaactataaatattttatttaatcatCAGAGATTTTATTAGTTAAATTAACTGAAATCCACTATTCTAGTCGACGCATTATACACATTGATATATGGATTTAGTCTTTAGCCAATGAtac is part of the Quercus robur chromosome 9, dhQueRobu3.1, whole genome shotgun sequence genome and harbors:
- the LOC126699943 gene encoding uncharacterized protein LOC126699943; its protein translation is MGFTVAQGLMLLLLIASTMAVSKANRGCKFGNQPFHHPHHPNNTRTSNRIIVGDSYHWNFGFNYTNWAIKHGPFYLNDTLVFKYDPPSPNTFPHSVYLLPNFRSFTKCNLRKATMVGNVTQGGGEGFDFELKRPRQRYYFACGERNGFHCVNGTMKFFVKPIFR